The genomic stretch TCAAATTGCTTAGAATAGAATCCAGCTCATTAGTTTGTAGGTTTTCATTTAGCCTTGGATTCGGTTCAAGCGACTCTTTTGGTTTACATTTAGTGGAATTTTTAGAAGGACCagcagttttcatttttttgaccgTATTTTTCTTCATTTGAGTGAAAGAGTATTTTGAGTACAGGTCGCCTTCTTCCAGTTGCTTCCGTTTATCCTGGCAACTATTTTGCTTGACCTGCATGGAATCATCGATTTGTCTTTTATCGTTATTAAGACTTTCGAGTACTTGCTCCTCAAGATCGCTTTCCGATTGAGTAATGTCCAATCGGTTTACTGGTGCAGCCTCCTTTCGTGCCATTTTGGCAGCTTGCTCACCAAGATAGCGGTCGATCTTAGCTTTGTCTATTTGCTTTGGAAGAGAGAGCTTCTGTACTGCTTCAGCTAAGCCCAAATGCTGCAGTATTCTCTCGATTTCGTCCAAGCTAGGACCTAGTGGTAGAGGAGACCGAATCAAGTCCACAGGTCCCATGACCAAACCAAAGCCCCAACTGGATTCCATCAGCCGAATAACAGTCACAGCATCCAACAGATTTACTTCATCTCGGAACATCAGCCGGGCGTGTGATTGCGAGAGGCGCACCAAACTATCCATGAGACGAACGGTGACCCGTGCTTGATCGCGCTGCAAACTTGCTCGACATTGTTTATAGTATGCACCTACGTTAGTACAAAACAACTTTTACATAATTATTtagcagaaaataaaaaaatcgcttACTTAAAACAGCATTCGCGTCGTCTGAAATCTTGGGATGAAAGTCCTTAATTGCCAAGAAATGTGTCTGCAGTCGTTCTAGATTCCAGTGTCCCCCGGAAGGCGTTTGATCAAACTTCTGTTTAGCACGGTCAACTACCGAAGAAGACAGAATGTGGTTATTTTTCAGCAGATCCCAATCCGGATCCCGGCTGTCACATAGCGTCAAAACAAGATCGAACCGACTAAGCAATGGACCTCCCATACCCAAACTCGAGCTTTCCACCATATCGGACATCGAGAACAGGTTTCTCGGATTGGTTGCTGCCATTACCACGCACCGGGTGCTCAACTTACAAAGTAGTCCGGCTTTCGCAATACTAACCGTTTGCTGTTCCATAGCCTCGTGGATGGACCCTTTGTCAGTTTCACGCATCCAATTGAACTCATCAATGCAACAAACGCCCCCATCCGCAAGCACCAGCGCACCAGCTTCCAAGTGCCACTCGCCATTCTCTTGCACAGCGGTGGCCGTCAAACCAGCTGACGAACATCCTATACCTGTCGTGAAAACCGACCGTATTGCAATTTCTGAGGCAAACTCTAGCAATCGTGATTTTGCTAGGCCAGGATCACCAGCTAACAACAGGTGCGAATGTCCCCGAACTGTTCGCCCACTTCCGAGGAATCGCTCTGTACAGCTCGCTAACGATAGAGCCACTGCTAGCTTCACCGGGTACATTCCGTGGATCTCCGGACATATCGATTGGACAAGAAAATCTCTGGCCGCAAGTTCTCCGATCTCCGCCACCATACTATCCCATTCGACTCGCGTAAAAACAAGATGTTCAGGAAGCTCCTTACCGAAAGTCATTTTGTTTTCCTCCTTCGATACACTGTTTGCCCTCATCGCGATAGTGACCACAGTTCTCTTATCCGTAAAGCATGGGCCCCAGCGTCGCTCCATAGTTCCCACAACGGTCACACAATCTCCAGGCTGACAACTATCAGCCAAATCATTTTCCAGCGTGATAATGAGAGTAGCAGGAAGGTTTAGGTCGCTCATAATCTCCTGAATACGCACCTCTTGATAGTCCTGGCAACAATCAGGCTGTGGTTGAGCACTCTTCTGCTGCAAGTACCCTTTGCATCCAATCTCGTTCGCCAGTGGACAAGTGTTGGGTGGATTAAACACGTAACTCTCCTCGTAAAGTGCTTCAAGTTCAATTTCCTTCTTACAACGAGTACATACATATTGACGCTTAAACTCCAGTGGACGAGATTGAGTCATGCGACTGACGGTACCTTTTACCTGAAGAAACTGTCCAACTTGATCGTTGCCAGGATACGAACCTGCTTTTCGTACGGCTTGAGCAACGGTAAGTGGCATACCGACAAACCTGACATGgcagttttgtttaatttgaaagcCCGGCTCTAGAAACATGTTGCCCTCGATGAGCGACTTTTGTGCTTCCACCAGACAGGCATCCCATTTTGGCAGTTCCTGACGAGAGTTCTGCTGCAGCGCCTGATACAACGACGGTTGCTTGCGCTGCAAATGCGCTAAACTGGACGCAAGTGAATCAAATTTTAACTCGTATAACTTGGAAGTTTCCTGAATATTATACTTACCTAACATTTAACGAGACATGAATCAAGTCATCCGGATTGTTGAGAAGATTGGTGATTTCCTCGTCATAGTTTCGCATCAAATATTGTTGCATGTTTCGTATTTCTATTGCTCAGAGCAATTTATTTGTTGAAATTAATAGCCAGCATTTTTGTATCTGTAAACGTTCCAAAAATGTGTATTCATCATGTTATGGAGGCAATGAAAAAGAAACATTGATATACGCTTGTTAAATTTACCTAAAACTTTAGCAACACGTGTGAGTTTCTCGAGTTTACCTATGCACGAAATTATAAAAATCGCAGATATTAAATTTTGTTCCTTTCGTTTACTCGTTTACTGCGCGCTTTGAGGGGTTCGGCTGTTTTGATCGAAAATTATATTTGGCGACAGATTGACAGAACAGGGTTCTATCCTACTGGTTGTACCCGTTGTACCTTTGAATGCTTTGATTTCAGACTGAGAAGCTGCTGATATTTGTCTGTTAGTTTTTTATGATTAAAGCTTGCTatgcagttgaaaagaaaaagGGAAAAGGGATAAAGAAATTGACAGAAAGAATATTAATagccagcgatgccagattggaagacatgtcttcaaatGGAAGACACTTACCCTGCGGTGaagacatgtttgtttatgaaGACAAATCGAAGACATTTAAAAATATGTAAAGACATTAGAAAAGTATGTGATATGACCCGCATTTTGCAGGGGTGGTGACCTTTTTTTatgctcgacagttttcgatttgccggtAACTTTTTCAGTCTTTGGTCGGTCCTAACGGTTGAAAGACATTTTTTATTGGAAtgtgaagacatttgaaaaaatgaccttaACAGCTGAGAAAGCTTCACAATAATGTCAATTTCTTTTTAGTGGTGTAGCTAAACTGTCCCGGACTACACATTGCAGTCAATAATAACATTTTCGGTGTTGTTGCATTAGTATGTATAATGatagggatagctgtcaatttatTGTGTTTTGGTCATTACCGCCAGCATCTTTTTGTcttgtttccatttcatatttcCATCTagcaaatgtgctgaaaaaaaaatcacctgacactttaccatgTGAAACGAGAACCAATACTACAGGGTaaacagccctagggttgtatgaaatggtgacgtgggactaaacactgaaattaggggatttttcattacaaaatatacagagtctgcagacagaatcaatgtgtttgcccagcgactgtacgtatttttattttcagcctcccctggaaaaaaaattttgaaaaatattcaacaacactcgaaagaatatcgtttatatctgacgatattatgcctgtagtatttttttgtgcaaacaacatgtatttgtgTTACGACCCCTCGGTCGGCGCATCTCACCTTGCATCTTAGTTGCTTTGGATTCAGCAGCGGTGGGGAAAACTGTCATCGCGCCTTGCTCTCGGCGGTTTACGTTCTGTCAtctttcgttttggcagtgtcaTGCAGATTGGAACATTCTAGAATTGTACGGTGGCTATTAAACAAATTGCTCGGAATAttaaatatattatatattgactcattagtcttaaataaattttttgctTAAATTATTAGTGCTAAACTTAGATTAACGCTAAAGCTAAAGTGTTAAACGATACGTGGTAACGAGTGTTGCTTAAACCCTAGGAAATCAACTTATATGAATTTATTAAAGGTAACCTAAAAGCTAGAGGATAAAGGAGAGAAAATCAGGGACCTCGTGCTAGGACAGGAAGAATTAAGAAGGATATTTCAAAGGATAGAGGGAAAAGAAATACTAAACGTAAGTTACGAGCCTGTAGTGTATAAATTAAGCACACTTTAACTCTAAAATATACCTTTGTAGGAATTATTTAACTTCTGTTAAAAATACAGCTAGTAACGAGTTCTTTCGTCATGATAACAACGATGTTACCGCAAAATACATCCTGCCCTACACTTGGGCAAAATATGCCAATACCTTCTCACTCTCAAATGCCATCCCACTCCTCCATGCATTTCCCCTCGTTCATGCCACCCTATCAACCACTGCATGTTAATTGCGTAATGCCGCCGTTACAGTCAAATTGCCTGTCAAATCCGCTAGTTTCATTATCGGGGATAAATAAGTATGGTATGTGCTACACAGTGCCGTCAAGTGCCGCAAAGCAGATTCCATGCGTACCCAGTACTGTTCCATTCGTTCCGCCGAAGTCCGTATCATTTGTATCAACCACTGCCTACAGCGGAGGACCGCAAACACAGCTGCCAGAGTCGCTGCATCTAAACAATCTTCCAAGTAACCAGCAACGAGTTTTGGAGGATAACTTGAGCCAGCATTCCGGAGCTAGCTAGGAGGTCCGCTAAGCAGAGACAGTTGAAGTTGGAGCTGCAGATCTTGGACGAAGAGCGGAAACTTAAGAAAGCGGAAGAAGCAACTCAACGGGAATACTTACGTAAACGACACGAGCTGATGAAGGAAATAGTTAATGATTTTTCGGAGATAGACGGGGAGGAGGATCGTTCGGATTCCAGAATTGTCGACTGGTTAAACGGAGCTGCCATCACAGATTCGCGAGGCGCACCTGTACACAGTACACTTGATGTTCATCGGGAACCAAACTCGGCTAGAAATCATATTCGGGATCCTCAAGCAGCAACTCACCAACCAGTTCCTCTTTCACACATGGTGTCAGAAAGCAGGCAACCGCATTTAGGCCAGCAACGAGGCAACTTAGGGTCTGGACTCCATCCGACGCAGCgcattacacacacacaaatttcagaggaaaatgaagATGTGAACAACTTGACGCGAAATCAGGTCGCCGCTCGCCAGGCTGTTTCACGGGAACTTCCGTTATTCAGTGGTACTCCGGAAGAATGGCCGTTATGCTTCTCCACGTTCACAACGACGACCAACCTGTGTGGCTACACACCGGAGGAAATCCTGATTCGGCTGCAGAAATGCCTGAAAGGGAAGGCGTACGAGACAGTTAAGTGCAGACTTATGAATCCATCGAACGTCCCAGGAATTATTTCTACCTTGAAGATGCTGTTTGGAAATCCTGAAGTTATTGTCCAGAATTTGATAACCAAGATCCGCTCGACGCCGGCTCCGAAGGCTGATCAGTTGGAAATGATCATCGAATTCTCTCTCGCCGTGCAGAACCTGTGTGCGTTAATCGAAGCTTGCCAGTTGGAAGAATATTCTTACAACGTTGCACTTTTACACGAATTGGTGgataaactttctgcgacattcAAGTTAGAATGTGCAAGACACCGTCGCAGTTTGCCACGAGTACACCTCGCTGCCTTTTCGGAATGGTTATACGATCTAGCGGAAATAGTCTGCCCGATTTCCAGTCTGCAATTCAGCGAAACCAAACTGGCTCGAAGCAGCAAAAAGAACTCTGCTTTCCTTAATGCTCATAGCCAAGAAACATCCAACGATCCAGTAGGCAAACCACGCCAACATGTGACTGAACGATTTGTCGTTGCAGCCAAAACGTGTGTTGTTTGCAAAGGGACTTGTCCCAATCTGGAGAAATGTAAGCAGTTCGAGGAACTAGGATACAATGCTAGATGGGCAACAGTAAAGGAGTTCAGCATGTGTAGAAAATGCCTCCGTAAACACACCGGGACATGCAAATCCAAGCAGGTTTGCGGGAAGAATGGTTGCACGTTCAAACATCACCAACTTCTTCACAACGTTCAGCGCGATGGAGCTGCCGCAAGTAGTTCTAACGTTCCACTACTACTTTTCATTGGACAGTTTAGGGATCTATAAGCCGGAAAAGcttctagtgtcatttgaagaGAAGCGCGCGCAAGAAATTCTGCAGTCAGTTGTCCAGACAAACAGTGGTCGGTACGAGGTTGGTCTCTTGTGGAAATTCAACGAAGTTCGCTTCCCAAACAGCAAACCTACAGAATTGCGTCGTTTCCACTGCTTGGAGGCGAGAATGAAGAAGCAGCCAAAGCTAGCAGAAGTTTTGCGGGCAAAACTTGAAGACTATCGGCGAAAAGGGTACATCAGGAAGCTTTCCCAAGAAGAGCTGCGCACTTCCAATGAACGGGTATGGTATCTTCCGCTATTCCCAGTGTTCAACCCGAATAAACCAGGGAAAGTGAGAATCGTGTGGGACGCGGCAGCTAAAACCAACGGTATATCCCTTAACTCGATGCTCATGACAGGACCAGACTTACTTACTCCTCTCGATTACGTACTCTATCGGTTCCGGGAATTCCGGGTGGGGCTCAGTGGTGACGTGAAGGAGATGTACTTGCAGGTACTAATGACCAAGAAAGATTAGCATGGCCTTAGACTACTGTGGAGCGACGGATCTTCAAATGAACCAGACGTTTACGTGACGCAAGTGATGCCGTTCGGTACTAGTTGTTCACCAAGCTGTACGCAGTCTGTGAAAAACATGAATGCGCGCAAATTTGAAGCCAAATTTCCTGCAGCCGCACAAGCCATCATCAAACAGCATTATGTGGATGATATGCTGGTAAGCGTCGAGACAGAACAGGAAGTTCGTGCATGGGCAAGCTGGATTTGACATGCGAAACTGGATTTCCAATTCGCCGAGCGTAGTGGAGGCGATGAAGGAAGAGAAGACCGTCGAGAAGAGCTTGAACCTCGCAGTAGAGCTGGGAACAGAGAAGGTTCTGGGCATGTGGTGGTGCACGCTTACCGATACGTTCACCTACAAGCTCTCGTCAAAGCACGATCGGGATCTACTCGAGCGCCAACGGAAACCGACGAAACGGAAAGTTCTACGGACGCTAATGGCTGTTTTCGATCCTCTTGGGTTCAAATCGAACGTCCTCATCTACCTCAAGGTTTTGTTTCAAGAGATTTGGCGAGCTGGCATCGGTTGGGACGACGTGATACCAGAAAGTCTCAGCGAAAAGTGGGAGAAATGGTTGGAGATCCTACCAAAAGTCCAGGATGTCAGCATACCACGCTGCTATCGCTCCCTGACGCAACTAGATCCGCAAACAAACATCCAATTGCACACTTTCGTAGACGCTAGTCTCTCAGTTTACGCAGCTGTCGTATATCTACGCTTCGAGCAAGGAAACACAGTGGAATGTGCTATAGTCGATGCTAAGACCCGTGTAGCTCCCCTCAAATTTGTATCTATTCCGAGGTTGGAGTTACAGGCTGCAGTCATTGGAGTCAGGTTGGCAGATAGAATAATGCAGTCGCTGTCGTTCAAGGTTCATCAGCGGTTCTTCTGGATTGACTCTCGCGACGTGTTGTGTTGGATTCGGTCAGATCATCGGCGGTATTCGCAATTCGTTGCATTCCGCATCAACGAAATTCTGGAAACAACAGAGGCAGCAGATTGGGGACACAAGCGGTCGAAAGAAAATGTCGCGGATGACGCTACGAAATGGCAGAGAGTGCCAGACTTAACCGAGAACAGTAGATGGTTCAAGGGACCCAGCTTCTTATGGGAACTACACAGCAGCCAACCCGTATCTAGAGGAAACTACCGACGAAGAACTACGAGCGAATCTCTTCTTCCACCAGGCAGAACCTGCTCCAGTGATAAACGTTCAAGATTATTCATCATGGAAGCGCTTGTTGCGCGCAACCGCTACGGCATTGAGGGCCGCAAACAACATTCAGCGTAATGCGGATAGCAAGGAACACATTACTGGACCATTGTCCGCTGAGGAACTTCAAGAAGCCACTGTCTACCTGTATCGACTGGCTCAAGCGGAGACCTTTCCGGATGAGATAGGAGTGCTCAGCGCAGGACGCAGAAAGAAGGCATTGCCAAAATCAAGTACAATCTACACATTCAACCCATTCCTGGATGAGCAGAAGGTACTACGGATGCATGGCAGAATCAATGCTTGCGAATACGCTTCGATGGATGCAAAAAATCCTATTATCCTTCCAAAAGATCACCACGTTACGTGGCTGATTGTTCAGGATCGTCACGAACGCTATTACCATCAAAATCACTCAACTGTCGTAAACGAGTTGCGGCAAACCTTCCGTATACCAAAAAATAGGCGACTGTTCCAGCGGGTCAGAACGAATTGTCAGGAGTGCAAAATCAAAAGAGCTGCTCCACGTCCGCCTCCGATGGGCGATCTTCCTGCGGCAAGGCTGGCGGCTTTCACTAGACCATTCTCGTTCATTGGCATCGATTATTTCGGGCCTATGTTAGTGGTGATAGGCCGTCGAACTGAAAAGcggtgggggggggggtgctAATAACATGCTTGACTATACGGGCGGTACATATAGAAATCGCACATTCGCTCGACGCGAATTCGTGCATTATGGCATTGAGAAATTTCATGGCACGGCGGGGCGTACCAATACAAATCTTTTCCGATCGTGGTACCAACTTCACAGCGGCGAGCAAAGAGGTAAAGGCGGCACAGAATGAACTCGAGGCGGCACTCAAGGCGATGGATCAAGCGAAGGTCATTCGAGAAATCACCAGTCCAGAGACGGAATGGAAATTCCTACCTCCGGCGTCCCCTCATATGGGAGGAGCCTGGAAACTCTGCGCAACATGTTGATCGAGGTGGAAAATGTCATCAACTCCCGTCCATTAACCTATGTGCCCGTAGACGATCCAGAGGCTCCAGTACTCACACCCAACCACTTCTTGTTGGGCTCTTCAAGTGGTCTCAAGCCGGCCACGATCCTGGACGACAGCGCTTTGGTGCTTCGACGGTCCTGGTGTGCATCACAGGTCGAAGCGAACATCTTTTGGCGACGTTAGCTGCGTAACTACCTGCCGACATCACCAAGAGAACGAAATGGTTCGGCGACGTCAAACCAATTGAGGTTAACGATATTGTGGTGGTTGTAGATCCAGGACTGCCAAGGAATTGTTGGCCCAAGGGACGGATAATCTCCGTCAACAAAAGTAAGGATGGACAGATAAGGTCGGCAGCGGTACAGACCCAGGCGGGTATTTACGAGCGACCAGTGACGAAGCTTGCTGTTTTGGAGGTTCGACGCGATGAGGAGGTAAGCCAGGGACCTGGCGGGGAGTGTTACGACCCCTCGGTCGGCGCATCTCACCTTGCATCTTAGTTGCTTTGGATTCAGCAGCGGTGGGGAGAACTGTCATCGCGCCTTGCTCTCGGCGGTTTACGTTTTGTCATCTTTCGTTTTGGCAGTCTCATGCAGATTGGAACATTCTAGAGTTGTACGGTGGCTATTAAACAAATTGCTCGGAATAttaaatatattatatattgaATCATTAGtcttaaataaattttttgtttaaattattAGTGCTAAACTTAGATTAACGCTAAAGCTAAAGTGTTAAACGATACGTGGTAACGAGTGTTGCTTAAACCCTAGGAAATCAACTTATATGAATTTATTAAAAGTAACCTAAAAGCTAGAGGATAAAGGAGAGAAAATCAGGGACCTCGTGCTAGGACAGGAAGAATTAAGAAGGATATTTCAAAGGATAGAGGGAAAAGGAATACTAAACGTAAGTTACGAGCCTGTAGTGTATAAATTAAGCACACTTTAACTCTAAAATATACCTTTGTAGGAATTATTTAACTTCTGTTAAAAATACAGCTAGTAACGAGTTCTTTCGTCATGATAACAACGATGTTACCGCAAAATACAACCTGCCCTACACTTGGGCAAAATATGCCAATACCTTCTCACTCTCAAATGCCATCCCACTCCTCCATGCATTTCCCCTCGTTCATGCCACCCTATCAACCACTGCATGTTAATTGCGTAATGCCGCCGTTACAGTCAAATTGCCTGTCAAATCCGCTAGTTTCATTATCGGGGATAAATAAGTATGGTATGTGCTACACAGTGCCGTCAAGTGCCGCAAAGCAGATTCCATGCGTACCCAGTACTGTTCCATTCGTTCCGCCGAAGTCCGTATCATTTGTATCAACCACTGCCTACAGCGGAGGACCGCAAACACAGCTGCCAGAGTCGCTGCATCTAAACAATCTTCCAAGTAACCAGCAACGAGTTTTGGAGGATAACTTGAGCCAGCATTCCGGAACTAGCTAGGAGGTCCGCTAAGCAGAGACAGTTGAAGTTGGAGCTGCAGATCTTGGACGAAGAGCGGAAACTTAAGAAAGCGGAAGAAGCAACTCAACGGGAATACTTACGTAAACGACACGAGCTGATGAAGGAAATAGTTAATGATTTTTCGGAGATAGACGGGGAGGAGGATCGTTCGGATTCCAGAATTGTCGACTGGTTAAACGGAGCTGCCATCACAGATTCGCGAGGCGCACCTGTACACAGTACACTTGATGTTCATCGGGAACCAAACTCGGCTAGAAATCATATTCGGGATCCTCAAGCAGCAACTCACCAACCAGTTCCTCTTTCACACATGGTGTCAGAAAGCAGGCAACCGCATTTAGGCCAGCAACGAGGCAACTTAGGGTCTGGACTCCATCCGACGCAGCgcattacacacacacaaatttcagaggaaaatgaagATGTGAACAACTTGACGCGAAATCAGGTCGCCGCTCGCCAGGCTGTTTCACGGGAACTTCCGTTATTCAGTGGTACTCCGGAAGAATAGCCGTTATGTTTCTCAACGTTCACAACGACGACCAACCTGTGTGGCTACACACCGGAGGAAAACCTGATTCGGCTGCAGAAATGCCTGAAAGGGAAGGCGTACGAGACAGTTAATTGCAGACTTATGCATCCATCGAACGTCCCAGGAATTATCTCTACCTTGAAGATGTTGTTTGGAAATTCTGAAGTTATTGTTCAGAATTTGATAACCAAGATCCGCTCGACGCCGGCTCCGAAGGCTGATCAGTTGGATACGATCATCGAATTCTCTCTCGCCGTGCAGAACCTGTGTGCGTTAATCGAAGCTTGCCAGTTGGAAGAATATTCTTACAACGTTGCACTTTTACACGAATTGGTGgataaactttctgcgacattcAAGTTAGAATGTGCAAGACACCGTCGCAGTTTGCCACGAGTACACCTCGCTGCCTTTTCGGAATGGTTATACGATCTAGCGGAAATAGTCTGCCCGATTGCCAGTCTGCAATTCAGCGAAACCAAACTGGCTCGAAGCAGCAAAAAGAACTCTGCTTTCCTTAATGCTCATAGCCAAGAAACATCCAACGATCCAGTAGGCAAACCACGCCAACATGTGACTGAACGATTTGTCGTTGCAGCCAAAACGTGTGTTGTTTGCAAAGGGACTTGTCCCAATCTGGAGAAATGTAAGCAGTTCGAGGAACTAGGATACAATGCTAGATGGGCAACAGTAAAGGAGTTCAGCATGTGTAGAAAATGCCTCCGTAAACACACCGGGACATGCAAATCCAAGCAGGTTTGCGGGAAGAATGGTTGCACGTTCAAACATCACCAACTTCTTCACAACGTTCAGCGCGATGGAGCTGCCGCAAGTAGTTCTAACGTTCCACTACTACTTTTCATTGGACAGTTTAGGGATCTATAAGCCGGAAAAGcttctagtgtcatttgaagaGAAGCGCGCGCAAGAAATTCTGCAGTCAGTTGTCCAGACAAACAGTGGTCGGTACGAGGTTGGTCTCTTGTGGAAATTCAACGAAGTTCGCTTCCCAAACAGCAAACCTACAGAATTGCGTCGTTTCCACTGCTTGGAGGCGAGAATGAAGAAGCAGCCAGAGCTAGCAGAAGTTTTGCGGGTCTTGAAGACTATCGGCGAAAAGGGTACATCAGGAAGCTTCCCAAGAAGAGCTGCGCACTTCCAATGAGCGGGTATGGTATCTTCCGCTATTCCCAGTGTTCAACCCGAATAAACCAGGGAAAGTGAGAATCGTGTGGGACGCGGCAGCTAAAACCAACGGTATATCCCTTAACTCGATGCTCATGACAGGACCAGACTTACTTAATCCTCTCGATTACGTACTCTATCGGTTCCGGGAATTCCGGGTGGGGCTAAGTGGTGACGTGAAGGAGATGTACTTGCAGGTACTAATGACCAAGAAAGATCAGCATTGCCTTAGAGTACTGTGGAGCGACGGATCTTCAAATGAACCAGACGTTTACGTGACGCAAGTGATGCCTTTCGGTACTAGTTGTTCACCAAGCTGTGCgcagtttgtgaaaaacatGAATGCGCGCAAATTTGAAACCAAATTTCCTGCAGCCGCACAAGCCATCATCAAACAGCATTATGT from Wyeomyia smithii strain HCP4-BCI-WySm-NY-G18 chromosome 3, ASM2978416v1, whole genome shotgun sequence encodes the following:
- the LOC129733142 gene encoding DNA helicase MCM9-like; the encoded protein is MQQYLMRNYDEEITNLLNNPDDLIHVSLNVSLAHLQRKQPSLYQALQQNSRQELPKWDACLVEAQKSLIEGNMFLEPGFQIKQNCHVRFVGMPLTVAQAVRKAGSYPGNDQVGQFLQVKGTVSRMTQSRPLEFKRQYVCTRCKKEIELEALYEESYVFNPPNTCPLANEIGCKGYLQQKSAQPQPDCCQDYQEVRIQEIMSDLNLPATLIITLENDLADSCQPGDCVTVVGTMERRWGPCFTDKRTVVTIAMRANSVSKEENKMTFGKELPEHLVFTRVEWDSMVAEIGELAARDFLVQSICPEIHGMYPVKLAVALSLASCTERFLGSGRTVRGHSHLLLAGDPGLAKSRLLEFASEIAIRSVFTTGIGCSSAGLTATAVQENGEWHLEAGALVLADGGVCCIDEFNWMRETDKGSIHEAMEQQTVSIAKAGLLCKLSTRCVVMAATNPRNLFSMSDMVESSSLGMGGPLLSRFDLVLTLCDSRDPDWDLLKNNHILSSSVVDRAKQKFDQTPSGGHWNLERLQTHFLAIKDFHPKISDDANAVLSAYYKQCRASLQRDQARVTVRLMDSLVRLSQSHARLMFRDEVNLLDAVTVIRLMESSWGFGLVMGPVDLIRSPLPLGPSLDEIERILQHLGLAEAVQKLSLPKQIDKAKIDRYLGEQAAKMARKEAAPVNRLDITQSESDLEEQVLESLNNDKRQIDDSMQVKQNSCQDKRKQLEEGDLYSKYSFTQMKKNTVKKMKTAGPSKNSTKCKPKESLEPNPRLNENLQTNELDSILSNLRQNFMHELSKSTQPAKPGGYPEIATVPRASQPNSNYPLASGKSKTSREESFNAMLDISNLMDDNDEESETVDQNAITTLQPTESISSIFNSSDLFKTKPTQENNRFRSDHDLLVNTIREPNVSSQTKPMTVNKFVFKKPCRDHNVRQTHNASIPNDRQLNSSFRTKPPISESPTLLSTDTSSTTNNESKQSTSRYRFTLSSQKNRTTKPPPAIKNPMLISQPSSDDEFDLDLGIDDNISFRRQTGEVPNQQCTSVDTVEAAPKARRPLSECTLNKIRGFEFVPREEGENTTTTARSSGSREMSSTSGQKLSVDNVCESEHAFKAGSLPEMQVFVTLGEQRDPDEELAFLDAIDL
- the LOC129729113 gene encoding uncharacterized protein LOC129729113, whose amino-acid sequence is MRNWISNSPSVVEAMKEEKTVEKSLNLAVELGTEKVLGMWWCTLTDTFTYKLSSKHDRDLLERQRKPTKRKVLRTLMAVFDPLGFKSNVLIYLKVLFQEIWRAGIGWDDVIPESLSEKWEKWLEILPKVQDVSIPRCYRSLTQLDPQTNIQLHTFVDASLSVYAAVVYLRFEQGNTVECAIVDAKTRVAPLKFVSIPRLELQAAVIGVRLADRIMQSLSFKVHQRFFWIDSRDVLCWIRSDHRRYSQFVAFRINEILETTEAADWGHKRSKENVADDATKWQRVPDLTENTNPYLEETTDEELRANLFFHQAEPAPVINVQDYSSWKRLLRATATALRAANNIQRNADSKEHITGPLSAEELQEATVYLYRLAQAETFPDEIGVLSAGRRKKALPKSSTIYTFNPFLDEQKVLRMHGRINACEYASMDAKNPIILPKDHHVTWLIVQDRHERYYHQNHSTVATVPAGQNELSGVQNQKSCSTSASDGRSSCGKAGGFH